A window of Nitrospirota bacterium genomic DNA:
ATCATCGGTCTTGGCAGCAGCGGTAGCACCGCAGCAGTTCCAGTCCTCGATCTCTTTCAATTCGATACCGAGATTCTTGAAGACCATCTTGCACTGTATATCATAAAGCTGCGATGATGCATGCAGAGAACATCCGGGATAATAGGCCATTTCCATGGTCATGCCCCCTTCCCCTGCTTAGCCTTACGGTACAGGGCTTTAACCTCTGCCACGTTCTTCACCTTGTCCACCTTGA
This region includes:
- a CDS encoding CoB--CoM heterodisulfide reductase, with amino-acid sequence MEMAYYPGCSLHASSQLYDIQCKMVFKNLGIELKEIEDWNCCGATAAAKTDD